The DNA segment atgatgtgGGAACTCGTAGCCGCTACTTTTTGGTATACACGGGGTAAACCCTCGAACTGACGTAATAGCCTGCAAACCGCGTTAGTCAGATAAACCGCACAGGCAAGCCCTGTGCGACAGGGTAGTTCAAGAAAGTATTGGTAAGGACTAAGGAGAATTGATTATCTAACACTGGTCAATTTCTTGCTTCACCAacttagagggtgtttggctaaacttattaaaaacagcttataagctctacgagcttataagttgtttttggagcttataagttgtcgtgtcttattttaaaaataagttgttaaagtgtttggatgaacttatttttaacaacttaaatatgttgatgtgtttggtattataagatctttatATTGTTGAAATTACCAAAAAAGGGTAACatactataaaaataatttaaatagtaacatacatttaaaaatagttttaaatttattataaatattaaatatatattaaaaaaataaaaatatttttaattttaatttagaaaaaaattttgataaattatgtaTAAAAAATGGACAGACACCTTTTAATAGCATGAAAttcgtttttttttaatgatgtgGGAACCCGAAGCCGTTACCTTTTGGTACGCACTGACTAACACAATAGCCTGTAAACTAGGCTAGCCAGGTAAATCACACTAGGCAAGTTATATGCGACAGACTAGTCCAAAAAAGTATTGGTAAGGAGAATTGATTATCTAACACTGGTCAATTTCTTACTTCACCAACTTAGACACCTTTTAATAGCGtgaaattcatttttttaaatgatgtGGGAACCCGCAGCCATTACCTTTTTATACACATTGACTAACACAATAGCTTGTAAACTAGGCTAGCCAGATAAATCGTACTAGACAAGTTATATGCGACGGACTAGTCCAAAAAAATGTTGATAGAATCAAACTCATAACTTCTGACCAAATGCTTATACCGACTTAGATATACTTGAAAACAACGTGTAATTcttttttgtttatataataTCTAGCATTCGTTTGCTTATATACGTGGATTCTAAAAATTTATGCCAAGTGCGTCTCATTAAGATAAAGCGGTCGTCTCACCTTGCatcttaaataattatgtaaaaaatcattttattatatttattcgaGTTGTAAGGACAGTTGTTTTTCTTATTTATGTTTTATACACATCAAACATAGTTTCTTGGAATGGATTACAATTTTATATTTAAGTAAGTATTTTGTGTACGGGTCAACTATGTCCATATTTATAATTACCTAATTTTGAAATACAAAGCAATATTTTTTATGAGTAATTCAAATAGAATATATGTCTcataaattaattgaattgtGATACCATTTCAGAtgagtgtttttatttttatttttattcttcctACGGTCGACGTATTTGATTTCAGCAGTGTTTAAGTTACTCCATTATGTCACAATGAAGATTGGCGTACAAAAGACAAGTCTTTTCTAAAAGTCAATAATTGATAATCCCATATAACTTTTATAAATACTAGCAAATAGCGTgtgcaataaaaaaatattagcaAAATCAACggaaaaaaatagtttttttttctaaatttgtcagaaattaaaaaaaaatgaatataatTTTTGTGTTGGGTTGAAAAAGAGATCTCACCTAGATCCGAAAAATAAGAAATATgtttaaaacaaaacaaaaggaAAGATGAATGAATATGTTTGGAGTTTGGGAGGAAAAAAGAATGTGAATTAGTTGGCAGTTGAATTTAGAAACGTGAAAATGTGGAGAAGTGAGGTGAGTGTATTTTTGTAAGGTGATGATAATTCAGGTAGTTTAAAAATTAGACTAAGACACCATTAGTTACTCTACTATGCTCAAccttaataaatagtaaaagatGCGCATAATAATGTAGGGGTAGGAACAGCCAGTATGgtttgattttatataattacGATTTCGTTTTTGTTATACGATTTTTTAAATGTATAATTTAATAACCAAATCATTTAATTACGGTCTAATTTATACGATCGATTttgaagttttttaaaaaaattcaattcattGATTATTTATCATTATACGATATGCGTAttggtaatttaaattcaattttatataatttttcaatagATTTTTTGTAtttacaattataaattttgattGAATTGTCTTAATtctgtttaaatttttttagtaaatctaatttatttaaaatttattttataacttTTCTAATTATATGATTCATAcatcaaattatttttaaatgtatacaaatatttttaaatgaaatttttagtaaaattatACTTAGTTAaacaaatttaatgaataaaaaatatataaaaataaatatacaataatttataattttgagTTATTAAAATTACATTtacttaataatatataatatactaAATAtgaacatttattttattaaaatacagTTTAAAACGGTTGAAGATCATAAAACCATAACCAAACAACAATAATTTCAGTTTTATATTATGATTTAGTTTGGTTTTCGATTTCTTAGGTTTGAATTTTCGGTTTTACCGACTTAAACCATATTATGAACACCTCTAGCATAAAGTCATGCAACTAGAAATTATTCATGACATGTAAATTTTAATTTGACTCATATTATAGACATTGAACACAACATATGTAAGCACTATTAGGCAGGCTGCGGAAGGTCCCATTggttcaataattaaatatgacAGAATTACCGATAGATAGTTTGAAATATGTTAGACGATCCGTAATATTTTTACTGGCTCATTCTTTAGCGTCATTtgttttatatatcattttttacatttttttttgtaagATGAACGGAGAGTTTTCTTATTAAGCACGCTTAATTttgaagttcttatgtgatgagctttcgaaaaaaaaatgtaccttcttgatatgaataatatatatgaaatcttttaacccctcctcaaccatgtagtctcatacctacacagtgtcagaatccctctcatttcggcacgggatcggttcattcatgtctccttccgcctagaagcctaccaagaGCCGCTCATtatccgtgcaacctcttggcaccgacgATCACTCCCTGCTTCTTCAGCCTCGGATCTTGTCTGAGtaaatttctcaaattaataatattgatacgtgtttttttttaaaaaaattaattaaataattgcaaggcaagttatttattttactcgGTGGTGTTCGTGTTTCCACGAAAGTTTGTCTTTGGTATGTCTCTAGCAAGAAGAAGCTTCGCTACTCTCCTTTCACTGAGCCCTACTCTCCGGGTGTTTTTTTGTCATGGACGATTTTCTTCTTCAACATCTGGCGGCGCCGAGGAGCCTCCGCCGCGATCACCAGAAAACTGGGTTATTATGGTTTCAGCGGAAGAAAATCTTGGAACAAGCTTTAAAGATTTTATGCTTGAATTCAAGAAATTGAGGGACGATTTGAACATCATCCGGGACTTCCAGCCCATGGCCTCGAATTCTCAGTTTCACGAGGCCGCCTCTGACTGGGTTATGTTATCATCGGAAGAAAAGATTCAAAGTAcatttttgaagattttctgCTTGAATTGAAGGAATTTTGGGACAAATTTAACAGCTTCCCGGAAGAAAAGCTTCAAAGAATATTTGAAGATTTTCTGCTTGAATTCAAGAAATTGAGGGACAAATTTAAAAGCATCCAGGCCATGGCCTCGACATTTACACCTGGTGATTCTTACTTTGTGTACTTTTATACTTCCCATGATATGAATCTTTGAGCTTGTGCAAATGTATGTTGTATAAACTTTagatttttagagttgatttgtttaaatttataactcccattaaattaatttttattacaaTGTCACTTGGGATCAGGAAAGAAGCATATTGTACCACTGGCAGATTTGGTTCCGTTATATGAAGAACAGTTTGAGAAactatttgaaaattttaagtttgGTTACAAGAAATTGAAGGATGAGAACGTTGAGATCACTGCATCCGAAATTATGTCATGGTTGCAACACATGACCTTGAGATCTGGTGTGATTCTCTATTCGACTTGTTTCTTACATTTCAgttttgtgttattttattattttggtggGTTGAATCATTCAAAACATATCAGATGTCGACGTGCCACCACCACCAAAACACCAAGTATGTAAAGATGATGTAAAAAAGATAGAAGAATGGACTCATAGAACTTGGAGAACTCAGTACATCATGGGTAGAATTAAGACTGAAGTGCTGTTCATGCTCATGATATATTACAGCATCATTGACAACACTAGTACATCTGGTGTGATACTTTATTTGACTTGTTTCTTACTTTTCATTTTTGTTTGCTATTTGATTTTCTCTATTTTATTATACCAAGTTTTGGTTCCCTTTTccatctaaaaattttaagattGCCGAGCCTAGATACGTGATACTGTATATGAGATAATTCTGATTCAATCGTTGTTGTTTCTGTTGAAGTTACCTAAACTTTGAAATATCTTAGTCATACACAGGTCACTGAAGAAACTTTTGGTAAATTTACACTTTGATGACTGAAAATCCATTATTGGCAAAAACAAGTAGGGAAGAGTAAGGGGCTTTATTAGGCTAAATATGTTTTGCCCTAATGATATGAAAATTTGAGCTTATGCAAATGTATAGTAACAGGGGAAAGAACCAATAGCAACATCTAAAATTAGTTCTCTATAgcaatttttttctttcaaatacaAGTGATGGCGTATGATATTTGAAAGAGGGAAGAGAAACATGCGAAGCTGATTTGGAACTAGAGATTTCGAATATTCTTTTTTGCATGTTTATCTTGAAAACTATACAATGTTTGTTCTATTTTTCACAATATTCAGCTGATGTTTGAATACTGCATAGATACTATGAAGGAGGTAAATGACCAAATGAATGTGTTGCGAGATCTTTACATCAAGCTTGGAGAAC comes from the Henckelia pumila isolate YLH828 chromosome 1, ASM3356847v2, whole genome shotgun sequence genome and includes:
- the LOC140879816 gene encoding translin-1-like, giving the protein MASTFTPGKKHIVPLADLVPLYEEQFEKLFENFKFGYKKLKDENVEITASEIMSWLQHMTLRSDVDVPPPPKHQVCKDDVKKIEEWTHRTWRTQYIMGRIKTEVLFMLMIYYSIIDNTSTSDTMKEVNDQMNVLRDLYIKLGEPFEEHPTEYFRIRKELSVMTQKLISILAFVHWMETGTPLLKSTAVEKMGLWPPVFDLDFEDYLFGLCFMLEDLTRYATTLYFGGDHDSLSNMVMFMKTVEKPFGILDLPNGKLRQKFDGLKHNIKRVEDMMLDAGL